aaaaattgtagacctccacaagtctggttcatcattgggagcaatttccaaatggtggaagaggactccagtggcaacctgtgaagctctggtgaactccgtgcccaagagggttaattaaggcagtgctggaaaatggtggccacacaaaatatttacactttgggcccaatttggacgttttcacttaggggtgtactcacttttgttgccagcggattagacattaatggctgtgtgttgagttattttgaggggacagcaaatttacactgttatacaagctgtacactcactactttacattgtagcaaagtgtcatttcctcagtgttgtcacatgaaaagatatactcaactatttaaaaaaatgtgaggggtgtactcacttttgtgatatactgtatatccacagtaaaagccctgacctcaacatttgtgggcagaactgaagaagtgtgtgcgagcaaggaggccgacaaacccgactcagttacaccagctctgtcaggaggaatgggccaaaattcacccaacttattgtggaaggctacccaaaacgtttgacccaagttaaacaatttaaaggcaatgctaccaaatactaattgagtgtatgtaaacttctgacccactgggaatgtgatgaaataaataaaagctgaaataaatcattctctcagctattattctgacatttcacattcttaaaataaagtggtgatcctaactgacctaaaacagggaattccttactaggatgaaatgtcaggaattgtgaaaaactgagtttaaatgtatttggctaaagtgtaaactaatgacttcaactgtaccactGGATGAGATAAATTGTAATAGTTTTTTAGCAGAATTATgtgaggttttatgtgttgttgttctTAGGCACGATGTGAAggggagtgcctggatacagcccttagcagtgacatattggccatatgccacaAACCCCTGATGTgcattattgctattataaactagttaACAAAGTAATTATAACAGTAAACAAGTCATTTTGCATCATACTTGTGGTATATTTAAGCagtaaggcacgagggggtgttgtatatggccaatatatcacagctaagggctgtggcCATATAACACAAATCttcaaggtgccttattgctattataaactgtttaccaatgtaattagagcagtaattATAAATGTTttttcatacccgtggtatacggtctgatataccacgtctGTCATCCAATCAGCATGCAGGGCTCTaaccaaccagtttataatgtctGATATTCCACAgctttcaaccaatcagcatccaggacccaaactacccagtttataacGGCCAATATatcacacctcctcgggccttattgattaaattgAATGCAGTGTCTTGTCATAGGCTTTATGGGGGAATTGTTTTCCCAGGTACGGTTGTTACCAGTTGTGAAGCGTGTCATGACCAAGCCACCTGCCTAGACTCACCTGTGGAACGTGAGAGGGGAGATGCTTTCCAAACCTGGTCCGTCACTTGCACCTGTCAAGATGGCTTCGTTGGCGACGGCATCACCTGCTACGACCTTGAGTTCTGCGCTAAAGGCTCCTGCTGTCGTCAAGGTTACGGCTGGTCCTCGGAGCTGGGTTGTGTGGACGTTGACGAGTGTTCCCTCCCAGACCAACCCTGCAGCCCTCCTCAGGTCTGTGAGAACACCCCCGGATCCTTCAACTGCCTGGTGCCTCCTGAAGACGACCTCCACTCCAGTCCTGGTGACTCCCGTTCAGTGCAGTTTCAGTGCGGGGGGAGACGGTGTCCAGTGGGAGAGGACTGTATCAGTGTTGGTGGATCGTCCCTCTGTGCAGACCCCTGCCTGCACTACTCTGTACTGAATGACGACTGGCGTTCCACCACCAACTACGGTCCAGCTAACGGCTACCACTGTGACTCGTCTGTCAACTGGCAGGGATGGTATCGCCTGTTCCTGGGGAACACCAGTGTTCAGATGCCAGAGAGGTGTGTGGAGAAATACATGTGTGGGACGGAGATCCCCTTGTGGCTTCCATTAGCTCATCCCCAGCTGTTAGACGGGGTGGTTCAGAGGAGCGTCTGTGGACACTATTATTATGACTGCTGCTACTGGAGGCAAAATCCCATCCATGTCAAAGCCTGCTATGGAAACTACTATGTCTACAAGTTTGTCCCTACAACAACATGCAACATGGCCTACTGTGCAGGTATGACATCATAATGTCCTTGTCACTGTGCAGGTATGACATCATAATGTCCTTGTCACTGTGCAGGTATGACATCATAATGTCCTTGTCACTGTGCAGGTATGACGTCATAATGTCCTTGTCACTGTGCAGGTATGACATAATGTCCTTGTCACTGTGCAGGTATGACATCATAATGTCCTTGTCACTGTGCAGGTATGACATCATAATGTCCTTGTCACTGTGCAGGTATGACGTCATAATGTCCTTGTCACTGTGCAGGTATGACGTCATAATGTCCTTGTCACTGTGCAGGTATGACCTCATAATGTCCTTGTCACTGTTTCTTAAAGACATCAAAGAGTGTTCAAATAACTAGACATAACAAAGTAATTTAACACTACCTCTGTCTCTTCCAGATGTCAACACCACGGTGTGTTCCACATGTGGAGTGTTTGATGCCTGTGTGAGAGACAATGAGACACACTGGAGATGTGAGAGGAAAGGTGAGTGCTGAACAAATATAAACTGTATTGTCAGATCGGTCTTTTTTTCAAACACTATGAAACGCAGAGATTTCGGGGTGAAATGATGCATCTTTAAGAGGCGTATCTTTTAACCAACAAGGTCAGAGGAGGcgtggtatactggccatatgtcacaaacccccaaggtgcatTATTACTATTAGAAACTGATTACCAATggaattagaacagtaaaaatacatgttttctcATACCCGTGGCTTTCAGCCAACCAACATTCAGGGTTCCAGCCCTGAATGATGATTGGTTGATAAGGcagcttgggggtttgtggtatatggccaatataccacggctgggGGATGTATGTAGGCATTCCGTGTTGCGTGGTGTATAACACAGAGATCTCAGTCTCACACATGTACCTGTTCACacgccttattgcttaaataacctCCTGAGTGGTTTACTTAGCTCCAGAGCTGGTGTGTGGGCGGAGCCTCCTGAAGGTGGGCCTTCCAAATGTTTACCTGGAGGCTGCTGGTCTGGATGCTTCCTCTGCCCACCTGGCTGACGGACGCTGCTCCGCCCACGAGGATCGTAACGGCTCAGTGTGGTACCAGGTGGAGCGACGGGAGGGACACTGTGGAAACACTCTGGAGGTGAGAAATATTTTCACTTTATGCTCAAAAAGGTTCTATATTGCTGCCCCAATAATTTCCCTGGAGACGTTTTGTGAATTATTACCAAACACACACTTTAGTTGGTTCACATCTTACTTATGGAACGACCTTCAGAGCTCATTAAACGTTAGAGACTCACATACTTATGGAACGACCTTCAGAATTCATTAAACGTTAGAGACTCACATACTTATGGAACGACCTTCAGAACAACCCACAGTCACATTtgacatttagcagacgctctcatcCAGAGCCACTTGCAGTAGTGAGTTGATACGTTGATACCTTTCATACCGGTCCGtggtgggaatcgaacccacaactctgGCGCCATACTCTACCAACCGAGCTACGCGGGATGCAGTGGTGCCTTTCAGTTCAGATTGTTGGTGGAGGAACCTCTGCTTGTTTTTTcaattgtgtttttgtatttgtgtgttttcTATGCTCCTGCCTTGTGAGTGTGTGAGTCTCTACCGTTTAATGTCTAATAGCTGCTGGTCTGGTCACGAGACCTTGGTCTCAACAGGACTCTTTAAATAAAGGTCAGGTAAATAAATAGGGCTGAAGACGACATGACATTAGTGTTAACGGTGGTTAATTGTCAAACCAATCCCTGTGATCTCACGGTAGTCTACACATCACTAATTCAAGCAGGTCTAATAAATGCATGAATATGACATATTTCTGAACCCCCCTCCTCCCTTTTTCCCAGACAAACACCACCCATGCTGTCTACTCCAACAGCTTATTCGTTTATCCAGTAGATGGGAGGAACGGCTCCCGACCCTTCGGCTTTCCCTTCTCCTGTGTCTATCCTCTGGAGACAGAGAGCAGTCTGGATGTGGCCATCAGACCTCTCCCACTGTGAGAAAATATGCAGAAAGTCCATTCTGTTTAATTCTGTTGTCTTTGTGCAGACAACACTATTATTAAAAAAAAGTGATATCTAGAACCTAGAAggattcttcggctgtccccataggagaaccctttgaataaccccttttggttccaggcagaaaccttttggttccagatataattattttgagttccatgtagaaccctctccacagagggttctacctagaaACAAAACAGGTTCaacctggaaccagaaagggttctcctatggggacagccaaagaaccccttTGGAACTGTTTAGTCTAACAGTGCCATCATTGTGAACATTCAACTGTTATTTTAATGTtcataaagtttgatttgatttgtcaccTCTTTGTACCTTTGTACCTCTTCACAGAACTGATCATAAAGTTGTCCGAGTCGGTGCCAAGGCCAAGGCCTCCATGTCTCTGTACCGCGACTCCAACTACACACAGCCTTACCCAGCTGGTCAGCCAGTCACCCTGATTGCGGGTTCCTCCCTGCACGTGGGCGTGTCCGTAGAGGAGTCTGAGGCAGAacgttttgttgttgttctggaagACTGCTACACCACGGAATCCCCCAGCCCTGATAATCTTCCACAGACCTACATGATTCAGGACAGGTCCATGACTCTATTCATCGGCTGTTTGCATGgccgtgtgtgtttgttttgtgtgtgaaGTGTGGTGTGTTTGTTGCTGTGTACGGTCTGTGTAGCCGTGCATGCCTTGAAACCTTTGTTGTTTCTTGGCTCTTCTCCCAGGTGTCCTACAAATCGTACCCAGGTGACAGTGGAGGAAAGTGGCTCGTCCCTCAGGGCTTCGTTCTCTGCTCTACTGCAGGGGGAATACCGTTACATCTTCCTGCACTGCAGACTCAGCCTGTGTGACCAGGGGAGCTCCTCCTGCACTCCAGTGAGTCCTGATGTTCTTCTCAGACTCATTAGCTCTCTCTTTGGGCTTTCAGGTCTCTCTGACTTAGTGGTTGGTCTCTGACTCAGTGTTTTTCTGACTTAGTGGTTGGTCTCTCTGTCTTAGTGTTTGGTCTCTCTGACTTAATGTTTGGTCACTCTGACTTAGTGGTTGGTTTCTCTCTCTACAGGTGTGTTCCAGGAGGAGATCCCGCTCTGTGTCCAAGTCCATCCGCCTCAAGCCGCTCACCATCGGGCCAATCACCTGTAAATATTTTACTTTAGTAATGACTTACATAGTTTATGAGCTAATATATTGTAGAGGTTTTGGACCGAAATGTAGAGTAGTCGGGAAATGAACAAAAATTAATGGCCGATAATCTGGTCAAAAGCACTCGGCCGTCGTTCTGGTGTTTCCTCTCTAACAGTCAGATTCTCTTTGACCCCCAGGGGCCCAGAGTCTGGAGTGAGTCttgggaaccccccccccccccatccctccagGGGCCCAGAGTCTGGAGTGAGCCTTGGGAGCCCCCAGCATGTCATATGAAGGATGGGGTCCCTCCTGAACTAATCCCCTGATCTCCATCCCAACCTACAGCCCAGTGTAACTTTCAAGGGCACAGAAATACTTGTTTTGATTCTAGTAATGAATTTATGCACTACAGTGTGATTTCATTGTACTGTGTATGTTGTATGCACACAGACTTGCATTGTTTTAGGACTGATCATTTCCTCAAATCATTGTGTAAGTTCCATCCAAACCTGAGTTGCTGTGTGTGTAAGTTCCATCCAAACCTGAGTTGCTGTGTGTGTAAGTTCCATCCAAACCTGAGTTGCTGTGTGTGTAAGTTCCAACCAAACCTGAGTTGCTGTGTGTGTAAGTTCCATCCAAACCTGAGTTGCTGTGTGTGTAAGTTCCATCCAAACCTGAGTTGCTGTGTGTGTAAGTTCCAACCAAACCTGAGTTGCTGTGTGTGTAAGCTCCAACCAAACCtgagttgctgtgtgtgtgtgctgtgattTGATGATGTCAATAAATAACTCTGTATGATGATGGTCATTGTCTAATGATTGTCTATTTAACAGGTTGTAAACATATATGTATTGTAAGGCAGGTGTATACATATTTACAAAAGGCAGAACAATGTGTGGTTTATTTGGTATAGGCGAAAGTACTAATTGACCATAGCAGATTTTAGGAAAACTGGCTAAGTGACATTCATGATATGTATTTAGTCAATGTACTGAACACTTCCTGGGTTGTTTTACCAAAGCAGGAAGACTGATTGGTGTATTGAAATAGTACTGTTTGTTCCACTGTAGAATAACACAATGAAAGTCTTCAGAATGACCATGACAGTTTGAGTAGTAGTTTATGATGCTCCTTTCTTATGACTCCATTGTaactgttggttgaggaccttccacctctctccattgttactgttggttgaggaccttccacctctctccattgttactgttggttgaggaccttccacctctctccattgttactgttggttgaggaccttccacttccctccattgttactgttggttgaggaccttccacctctctccattgttactgttggttgaggaccttccacctctctccattgttcctgttggttgaggaccttccacTTCTCTCtattgttactgttggttgaggaccttccacctctctccattgttactgttggttgaggaccttccacctctctccattgttactgttggttgaggaccttccacttccctccattgttactgttggttgaggaccttccacctctctccattgttcctgttggttgaggaccttccacTTCTCTtcattgttactgttggttgaggaccttccacttctctccattgttactgttggtcgaggaccttccacctctctccattgttcaaatcaaatcaaattttatttgtcacatacacatggttagcagatgttaatgcgagtgtagcgaaatgcttgtgcttctagttccgacaatgcagtaataacaagtaatctaactaacaattccaaaactactgtcttgtacacagtgtaaggggataaagaatatgtacataaggatatatgaatgagtgatggtacagagcagcataggcaagatacagtagatggtatcgagtgcagtatgtacaaatgagatgagtatgtaaacaaagtggcatagtttaaagtggctagtgatacatgtattacataaggatacagtcgatgatatagagtacagtatatacgtatgcatatgagatgaataatgtagggtaagtaacattatataaggtagcattgtttaaagtggctagtgatatatttacatcatttcccatcaattcccattattaaagtggctggagttgagtcagtgtcagtgtgttggcagcagccactcagtgttagtggtggctgtttaacagtctgatggccttgagatagaagctgtttttcagtctctcggtctcagctttgatgcacctgtactgacctcgccttctggatgatagcggggtgaacaggcagtggctcgggtggttgatgtccttgatgatctttatggccttcctgtgacatcgggtggtgtaggtgtcctggagggcaggtagtttgcccccggtgatgcgttgtgcagacctcactaccctctggagagccttacggttgagggcggtgcagttgccataccaggcggtgatacagcccgccaggatgctctcgattgtgcatctgtagaagtttgtgagtgcttttggtgacaagccgaatttcttcagcctcctgaggttg
This is a stretch of genomic DNA from Oncorhynchus clarkii lewisi isolate Uvic-CL-2024 chromosome 17, UVic_Ocla_1.0, whole genome shotgun sequence. It encodes these proteins:
- the LOC139370171 gene encoding uromodulin-like isoform X2, with the translated sequence MMSSGVLMVLLFFKHVTADSSGTVVTSCEACHDQATCLDSPVERERGDAFQTWSVTCTCQDGFVGDGITCYDLEFCAKGSCCRQGYGWSSELGCVDVDECSLPDQPCSPPQVCENTPGSFNCLVPPEDDLHSSPGDSRSVQFQCGGRRCPVGEDCISVGGSSLCADPCLHYSVLNDDWRSTTNYGPANGYHCDSSVNWQGWYRLFLGNTSVQMPERCVEKYMCGTEIPLWLPLAHPQLLDGVVQRSVCGHYYYDCCYWRQNPIHVKACYGNYYVYKFVPTTTCNMAYCADVNTTVCSTCGVFDACVRDNETHWRCERKAPELVCGRSLLKVGLPNVYLEAAGLDASSAHLADGRCSAHEDRNGSVWYQVERREGHCGNTLETNTTHAVYSNSLFVYPVDGRNGSRPFGFPFSCVYPLETESSLDVAIRPLPLTDHKVVRVGAKAKASMSLYRDSNYTQPYPAGQPVTLIAGSSLHVGVSVEESEAERFVVVLEDCYTTESPSPDNLPQTYMIQDRCPTNRTQVTVEESGSSLRASFSALLQGEYRYIFLHCRLSLCDQGSSSCTPVCSRRRSRSVSKSIRLKPLTIGPITWAQSLE